In Lutra lutra chromosome 5, mLutLut1.2, whole genome shotgun sequence, a single genomic region encodes these proteins:
- the RIMOC1 gene encoding LOW QUALITY PROTEIN: RAB7A-interacting MON1-CCZ1 complex subunit 1 (The sequence of the model RefSeq protein was modified relative to this genomic sequence to represent the inferred CDS: inserted 2 bases in 1 codon), with the protein MATPSLQGQMRTAQLLELPVCPTDHSCLGPETQQQDPPANHLQPVASTLSSQRPRRKLASHWANCKPSYGAGVPSHQPGELRPHAPPAPGNQVTAGWRSHVVGARPPVVAMAAAGSSVVRRVEELGDLAQAHIQQLSEAAGEDDHFLIRASAALEKLKLLCGEDKECSNXIKSLELYTQAILDMTYFEENKLVDEDFPEDSSQKVKELISFLSEPEILVKENNMHPKPCDLLGDELLECLSWRRGALLYMYCHSLTKRREWLTRKSNLLKKYLIDGISYLLQMLNYRCPVQLNEGVSFQDLDTAKLLSEGIFSDIHLLAMMYSGEMCYWGLKHCADQQPENHEVDSGVSGASYTTQKEPLDFREVGEKILKKYVFVCEGPLKEQEWNTTNAKQILNFFQHHTNQ; encoded by the exons ATG gcAACGCCCTCACTACAAGGCCAAATGAGGACAGCCCAACTTCTAGAGCTTCCCGTCTGCCCTACAGACCACAGCTGCCTCGGGCCAGAGACCCAACAGCAAGATCCGCCAGCCAACCACCTCCAGCCAGTCGCATCCACCCTTTCCTCCCAGCGCCCGCGGAGAAAGCTGGCTTCCCATTGGGCCAAC TGCAAGCCCTCTTACGGAGCGGGGGTTCCTTCCCACCAGCCGGGCGAGCTCCGCCCTCACGCCCCGCCTGCGCCGGGAAATCAGGTGACCGCGGGCTGGCGCAGTCACGTGGTTGGGGCGCGCCCGCCCGTTGTGGCCATGGCGGCCGCTGGTTCCAGTGTGGTGAGGCGAGTGGAAGAGCTCGGGGACCTGGCTCAGGCCCACATACAGCAGCTTAGCGAAGCCGCCGGCGAAGATG ATCACTTTCTAATTCGGGCCTCTGCAGCTCTAGAAAAATTGAAACTTCTGTGTGGAGAAGACAAAGAATGTTCAAA CATCAAATCTCTAGAACTTTACACACAG GCAATTTTGGACATGACATATTTTGAGGAGAACAAACTAGTAGATGAAGATTTTCCTGAAGATTCTTCACAGAAAGTAAAAGAGCTGATCAGTTTTCTTTCAGAACCAGAAATTttagttaaagaaaataatatgcatCCAAAA CCCTGCGATTTGCTTGGGGATGAACTCCTGGAATGTCTCTCTTGGAGACGGGGCGCCCTACTCTATATGTATTGTCATTCTCTGACCAAAAGGAGGGAGTGGCTCACAAGAAAATCCAATTTGCTTAAAAAG TACCTTATTGATGGAATCAGTTACTTGCTACAGATGTTAAATTATCGGTGTCCTGTCCAGTTAAATGAAGGAGTTTCTTTCCAAGACTTAGACACAGCTAAATTACTGAGTGAAG GAATATTTAGTGACATTCATTTGCTGGCTATGATGTACAGTGGAGAAATGTGTTACTGGGGATTGAAGCATTGTGCAGATCAACAGCCAGAAAATCATGAAGTGGATTCTGGTGTTTCTGGAGCAAGCTACACAACACAAAAAGAACCTCTGGATTTCCGAGAAGTaggagaaaaaattttgaaaaagtatgtatttgtgtgtgaagGACCCCTGAAAGAGCAAGAATGGAATAcaacaaatgcaaaacaaattttaaacttttttcagcATCACACTAACCAGTAA